A stretch of Oncorhynchus mykiss isolate Arlee chromosome 14, USDA_OmykA_1.1, whole genome shotgun sequence DNA encodes these proteins:
- the fgf1a gene encoding putative fibroblast growth factor 1 isoform X1 has protein sequence MTDAEITFLPVGQDNERFGSNLLDNKKLTRLYCMNGGHHLQILPDGTVEGKRDENDIHTVLRVKSVDRGVVVIQGTEAGRYLAMSSEGKLYSSSTVTDQCYFLEKIEVNHYNTYQAQKYQDRSWYVGLKKNGKPKLGSRTHIGQKAIFFLPRRLEGTGE, from the exons ATGACGGATGCAGAAATAACGTTTTTACCGGTGGGGCAGGATAATGAGAGATTCGGAAGTAACCTGCTCGACAATAAAAAGCTGACCCGCCTATACTGCATGAATGGCGGACATCATCTGCAGATTCTCCCGGATGGGACCGTGGAAGGCAAGAGGGACGAGAATGACATTCaca CGGTCCTGCGGGTGAAATCTGTGGACCGTGGTGTGGTTGTCATCCAGGGGACAGAGGCAGGACGCTACTTGGCCATGAGCAGTGAAGGAAAGCTCTACAGTTCA TCCACAGTAactgatcagtgttatttcctggaGAAGATTGAGGTGAACCACTACAACACCTACCAGGCCCAGAAGTACCAAGACAGGAGTTGGTACGTAGGACTGAAGAAGAACGGGAAACCCAAACTGGGCTCCAGAACCCACATAGGGCAGAAGGCCATCTTCTTCTTGCCACGGCGATTGGAGGGCACAGGGGAGTGA
- the gnpi gene encoding glucosamine-6-phosphate isomerase isoform X1, with translation MRTMKLIILNDYDQVGEWAAKYIRNKILRFNPGPDRFFILGLPTGGTPLGCYKKLIEFYKKGEISFKYVKTFNMDEYVGIPRDHPESYHSFMWNNLFKHIDIKSENTHILDGNAANLVEECDSFEEEIKAAGGIDLFVGGIGPDGHIAFNEPGSSLLSRTRVKTLAQDTILANARFFDGDLSKVPTMALTVGVATVMDAREVMILITGVHKAFALYKAIEEGVNHMWTVSAFQQHPQTVFVCDEDATLELRVKTVKYFQGMMHVHNKLVDPLPPN, from the exons ATGCG GACCATGAAGCTGATCATCCTGAATGATTATGACCAAGTTGGTGAGTGGGCTGCCAAGTACATCAGGAATAAAATCCTTCGCTTCAACCCTGGACCAGACAGATTCTTCATTCTAGGACTCCCCACAG GAGGTACTCCTCTGGGATGCTATAAGAAGCTGATTGAGTTTTATAAGAAAGGAGAGATCTCTTTCAAGTATGTCAAAACGTTCAACATGGACGAGTATGTGG GTATTCCTAGGGATCACCCAGAGAGCTACCATTCCTTCATGTGGAATAATCTCTTCAAGCACATTGACATCAAATCGGAGAACACCCATATTCTGGATGGCAACGCTGCCAACCTTGTAGAGGAGTGTGATTCCTTTGAGGAGGAGATCAAAGCAGCTGGAGGAATTGACCTCTTTGTTGGAG GTATTGGACCGGATGGCCACATTGCCTTCAACGAGCCAGGCTCCAGTCTATTGTCCAGGACCAGAGTGAAGACCCTGGCTCAGGACACCATCCTGGCCAACGCACGCTTCTTTGACGGAGATCTGTCTAAAGTACCCACCATGGCTCTGACTGTGGGAGTGGCCACTGTCATGGACGCCAGAGAG GTCATGATTCTCATCACGGGAGTACACAAAGCGTTTGCCCTGTACAAGGCCATAGAGGAAGGGGTGAACCACATGTGGACGGTATCGGCCTTTCAGCAGCACCCTCAGACTGTGTTCGTGTGTGACGAGGATGCTACCCTGGAACTGAGGGTTAAAACTGTCAAGTACTTCCAAG GGATGATGCATGTGCACAACAAGTTGGTGGATCCACTGCCTCCCAACTAA
- the gnpi gene encoding glucosamine-6-phosphate isomerase isoform X2 — protein sequence MKLIILNDYDQVGEWAAKYIRNKILRFNPGPDRFFILGLPTGGTPLGCYKKLIEFYKKGEISFKYVKTFNMDEYVGIPRDHPESYHSFMWNNLFKHIDIKSENTHILDGNAANLVEECDSFEEEIKAAGGIDLFVGGIGPDGHIAFNEPGSSLLSRTRVKTLAQDTILANARFFDGDLSKVPTMALTVGVATVMDAREVMILITGVHKAFALYKAIEEGVNHMWTVSAFQQHPQTVFVCDEDATLELRVKTVKYFQGMMHVHNKLVDPLPPN from the exons ATGAAGCTGATCATCCTGAATGATTATGACCAAGTTGGTGAGTGGGCTGCCAAGTACATCAGGAATAAAATCCTTCGCTTCAACCCTGGACCAGACAGATTCTTCATTCTAGGACTCCCCACAG GAGGTACTCCTCTGGGATGCTATAAGAAGCTGATTGAGTTTTATAAGAAAGGAGAGATCTCTTTCAAGTATGTCAAAACGTTCAACATGGACGAGTATGTGG GTATTCCTAGGGATCACCCAGAGAGCTACCATTCCTTCATGTGGAATAATCTCTTCAAGCACATTGACATCAAATCGGAGAACACCCATATTCTGGATGGCAACGCTGCCAACCTTGTAGAGGAGTGTGATTCCTTTGAGGAGGAGATCAAAGCAGCTGGAGGAATTGACCTCTTTGTTGGAG GTATTGGACCGGATGGCCACATTGCCTTCAACGAGCCAGGCTCCAGTCTATTGTCCAGGACCAGAGTGAAGACCCTGGCTCAGGACACCATCCTGGCCAACGCACGCTTCTTTGACGGAGATCTGTCTAAAGTACCCACCATGGCTCTGACTGTGGGAGTGGCCACTGTCATGGACGCCAGAGAG GTCATGATTCTCATCACGGGAGTACACAAAGCGTTTGCCCTGTACAAGGCCATAGAGGAAGGGGTGAACCACATGTGGACGGTATCGGCCTTTCAGCAGCACCCTCAGACTGTGTTCGTGTGTGACGAGGATGCTACCCTGGAACTGAGGGTTAAAACTGTCAAGTACTTCCAAG GGATGATGCATGTGCACAACAAGTTGGTGGATCCACTGCCTCCCAACTAA
- the n4wbp5 gene encoding nedd4 WW domain-binding protein 5 isoform X1: MAEQISNVRYQELVNEEEPAAAQPPQEEPAAVLDAPPPYSSISAANAAFFDYKEDAGRFPNPPSYNVATTLPSYDEAERTKAETGVPLVPGRVVEDDFDDADQLRIGNDGIFMLTFFMAFLFNWIGFFLSFCLTTSAAGRYGAISGFGLSLIKWVLIVRFSTYFPGYFDGQYWLWWVFLALGFMLFVRGFVNYSRVRKMADPTYATLPRTRVLFIY, from the exons ATGGCCGAGCAAATCAGCAACGTTAGATATCAGGAG CTGGTGAATGAGGAGGAGCCAGCAGCAGCTCAACCCCCTCAGGAGGAGCCAGCAGCTGTCCTGGATGCCCCTCCCCCCTACAGCAGCATCTCAGCTGCCAACGCAG CGTTCTTCGACTACAAGGAGGATGCAGGCAGGTTCCCCAACCCCCCGTCCTACAACGTGGCTACCACACTGCCCTCCTATGATGAAGCAGAGAGGACCAAAGCGGAGACCGGTGTCCCTCTGGTCCCTGGCAGGGTCGTG GAGGATGACTTTGACGATGCTGACCAGCTGCGCATAGGGAATGATGGCATCTTTATGCTCACCTTCTTCA tggcaTTCCTGTTCAACTGGATCGGTTTCTTCCTGTCCTTCTGTCTGACCACTTCTGCAGCCGGCCGCTACGGCGCCATCTCTGGGTTTGGCCTGTCTCTCATCAAATGGGTTCTCATAGTCCGG TTTTCCACCTACTTCCCCGGCTACTTTGATGGTCAGTACTGGTTGTGGTGGGTGTTCCTGGCTTTGG GCTTCATGCTGTTCGTCAGAGGGTTCGTCAACTACTCCCGGGTTCGCAAAATGGCCGACCCTACTTACGCCACACTGCCCCGAACGAGAGTCCTGTTCATCTACTGA
- the fgf1a gene encoding putative fibroblast growth factor 1 isoform X2, with translation MTDAEITFLPVGQDNERFGSNLLDNKKLTRLYCMNGGHHLQILPDGTVEAVLRVKSVDRGVVVIQGTEAGRYLAMSSEGKLYSSSTVTDQCYFLEKIEVNHYNTYQAQKYQDRSWYVGLKKNGKPKLGSRTHIGQKAIFFLPRRLEGTGE, from the exons ATGACGGATGCAGAAATAACGTTTTTACCGGTGGGGCAGGATAATGAGAGATTCGGAAGTAACCTGCTCGACAATAAAAAGCTGACCCGCCTATACTGCATGAATGGCGGACATCATCTGCAGATTCTCCCGGATGGGACCGTGGAAG CGGTCCTGCGGGTGAAATCTGTGGACCGTGGTGTGGTTGTCATCCAGGGGACAGAGGCAGGACGCTACTTGGCCATGAGCAGTGAAGGAAAGCTCTACAGTTCA TCCACAGTAactgatcagtgttatttcctggaGAAGATTGAGGTGAACCACTACAACACCTACCAGGCCCAGAAGTACCAAGACAGGAGTTGGTACGTAGGACTGAAGAAGAACGGGAAACCCAAACTGGGCTCCAGAACCCACATAGGGCAGAAGGCCATCTTCTTCTTGCCACGGCGATTGGAGGGCACAGGGGAGTGA
- the gnpi gene encoding Glucosamine-6-phosphate isomerase (The RefSeq protein has 1 substitution compared to this genomic sequence): protein MKLIILNDYDQVGEWAAKYIRNKILRFNPGPDRFFILGLPTGGTPLGCYKKLIEFYKKGEISFKYVKTFNMDEYVGIPRDHPESYHSFMWNNLFKHIDIKSENTHILDGNAANLVEECDSFEEEIKAAGGIDLFVGGIGPDGHIAFNEPGSSLLSRTRVKTLAQDTILANARFFDGDLSKVPTMALTVGVATAMDAREVMILITGVHKAFALYKAIEEGVNHMWTVSAFQQHPQTVFVCDEDATLELRVKTVKYFQGMMHVHNKLVDPLPPN from the exons ATGAAGCTGATCATCCTGAATGATTATGACCAAGTTGGTGAGTGGGCTGCCAAGTACATCAGGAATAAAATCCTTCGCTTCAACCCTGGACCAGACAGATTCTTCATTCTAGGACTCCCCACAG GAGGTACTCCTCTGGGATGCTATAAGAAGCTGATTGAGTTTTATAAGAAAGGAGAGATCTCTTTCAAGTATGTCAAAACGTTCAACATGGACGAGTATGTGG GTATTCCTAGGGATCACCCAGAGAGCTACCATTCCTTCATGTGGAATAATCTCTTCAAGCACATTGACATCAAATCGGAGAACACCCATATTCTGGATGGCAACGCTGCCAACCTTGTAGAGGAGTGTGATTCCTTTGAGGAGGAGATCAAAGCAGCTGGAGGAATTGACCTCTTTGTTGGAG GTATTGGACCGGATGGCCACATTGCCTTCAACGAGCCAGGCTCCAGTCTATTGTCCAGGACCAGAGTGAAGACCCTGGCTCAGGACACCATCCTGGCCAACGCACGCTTCTTTGACGGAGATCTGTCTAAAGTACCCACCATGGCTCTGACTGTGGGAGTGGCCACTGTCATGGACGCCAGAGAG GTCATGATTCTCATCACGGGAGTACACAAAGCGTTTGCCCTGTACAAGGCCATAGAGGAAGGGGTGAACCACATGTGGACGGTATCGGCCTTTCAGCAGCACCCTCAGACTGTGTTCGTGTGTGACGAGGATGCTACCCTGGAACTGAGGGTTAAAACTGTCAAGTACTTCCAAG GGATGATGCATGTGCACAACAAGTTGGTGGATCCACTGCCTCCCAACTAA